One Dermatophagoides farinae isolate YC_2012a chromosome 1, ASM2471394v1, whole genome shotgun sequence genomic region harbors:
- the EMC3 gene encoding ER membrane protein complex subunit 3: MSDDLLLDPDIRVWVFLPIVIITFFVGILRHYVSILLHSNKKIELQQVVDSQAMIRSRLLRENGKYIPKQSFLMRKHFFNNEENGYFKEGQKRNSTPPNPMTDPSMMTDMLKGNITNVLPMILIGGWINWTFSGFVTTKVPFPLTLRFKPMLQRGIELLSLDASWVSSASWYFLNVFGLRSIYMLVLGENNAADQSRIMQDQMFGAAMSMPADSKQAFKAEWEALEICEHNWLLKNVDNELIAFNNNNNNHNLHNNLQSINNN, encoded by the exons atgtcCGATGATCTTTTACTCGATCCCGATATTCGGGTATGGGTGTTTTTAcccattgttattattacattttttgttggcaTTCTACGTCATTATGTATCGATATTGcttcattcaaataaaaaaatcgaattacAGCAAGTAGTCGATAGTCAAGCTATGATTCGTAGTCGATTGCTAAGAGAAAATGGTAAATACATTCCCAAACAG TCATTTTTGATGCGAAAACATTTCTTCAATAATGAAGAGAATGGCTATTTTAAAGAAGGTCAAAAAAGGAATTCGACACCACCAAATCCAATGACCGatccatcaatgatgacCGATATGTTGAAAGGAAACATAACGAACGTATTGCCCATGATATTGATTGGTGGTTGGATCAATTGGACATTTTCTGGTTTCGTTACGACCAAAGTTCCTTTCCCGTTAACATTACGTTTTAAACCAATGTTACAGCGTGGTATTGAACTTTTGTCATTGGATGCATCATGGGTATCTTCGGCATCATGGTATTTTCTAAATGTATTCGGTTTACGTTCAATTTATATGCTAGTCTTGGGTGAAAATAATGCTGCCGATCAAAGTCGTATAATGCAAGATCAAATGTTTGGTGCCGCAATGTCAATGCCAGCCGATTCTAAACAGGCATTTAAAGCCGAATGGGAAGCATTAGAAATCTGTGAACATAATTGGTTattaaaaaatgttgataatgaactCATTgcttttaataataataataataatcataatcttcataataatcttcagtcaatcaataataattga